In one window of Chryseobacterium phocaeense DNA:
- a CDS encoding helix-turn-helix domain-containing protein: protein MIMKRSKEITGQYFDFLEKHIRDVLSGVTPEFMELNEIAGQLAISHTHLTDTIKKEKGKHPCYFYDEKIIHEAKTMIRDSELSIAEIARIFTYDPSNFSKFFKKMTGITPGEFRKSNRETV, encoded by the coding sequence ATGATAATGAAAAGAAGCAAAGAAATTACCGGACAGTATTTTGATTTTCTTGAAAAGCACATCCGGGATGTGCTTTCCGGAGTGACCCCTGAATTTATGGAACTCAATGAAATTGCAGGTCAACTTGCGATTTCCCACACGCATCTTACCGATACCATAAAAAAAGAGAAAGGGAAGCATCCATGTTATTTTTATGACGAAAAAATTATCCACGAAGCTAAAACGATGATAAGAGATTCCGAACTTTCTATTGCGGAAATTGCAAGAATTTTCACTTATGATCCCTCTAATTTTTCCAAGTTTTTTAAGAAAATGACTGGGATTACTCCCGGGGAATTCAGGAAAAGCAACAGGGAGACAGTATAA
- a CDS encoding chorismate mutase → MNLKDVKNEWINELSQPLMIVGPCSAESEAQMLETAKRIRETNAQVPIFRAGIWKPRTKPNGFEGVGVIGLNWLKKVKEEYGFKTATEVANAHHVFAALEADVDVLWIGARSTVNPFTVQEIAMALRGTNKPVFVKNPVNPDLALWIGALERLLGQDIKNLGVIHRGFSTYQKTKYRNNPNWQIALDFKSQFPNIPMLIDPSHICGNRTGLADVTQEALNVGYQGAIIETHCNPDEAWSDASQQITPEVLAELIGNLKVRNSGLAGFDNEMGRHRTLISDLDFQLIELLSQRMKISEKIGKLKKENDIAIFQPERWKVITEYATQKARETGMSQEFIEKVFKAIHEESIEVQNSIMINR, encoded by the coding sequence ATGAATTTAAAAGATGTAAAAAACGAGTGGATCAACGAGCTTTCACAGCCATTAATGATCGTGGGACCATGCAGTGCGGAAAGTGAGGCTCAGATGCTTGAAACCGCTAAAAGAATAAGGGAAACCAATGCACAGGTTCCTATCTTCCGTGCAGGAATCTGGAAGCCCCGCACCAAGCCGAATGGCTTTGAAGGAGTAGGTGTAATTGGTTTGAACTGGCTTAAGAAAGTAAAAGAAGAATACGGATTCAAGACAGCTACAGAGGTAGCGAATGCCCACCACGTATTTGCAGCTCTGGAAGCTGATGTGGATGTTCTTTGGATTGGGGCCCGTTCTACGGTAAATCCTTTTACCGTTCAGGAAATTGCCATGGCTTTGAGAGGAACAAATAAGCCGGTATTTGTGAAAAATCCTGTAAATCCGGATCTGGCTTTATGGATTGGAGCTTTGGAAAGACTTTTAGGACAGGATATTAAAAACCTTGGGGTGATCCACAGAGGATTTTCAACATACCAGAAAACAAAATACAGAAATAACCCGAACTGGCAGATCGCTCTTGATTTCAAAAGCCAGTTTCCCAATATTCCGATGCTGATAGATCCTTCTCACATCTGTGGAAACAGGACAGGTCTTGCAGATGTTACCCAGGAAGCATTGAACGTAGGATACCAGGGAGCCATTATTGAAACCCACTGTAATCCGGATGAAGCATGGAGCGATGCATCTCAGCAGATCACACCGGAAGTATTGGCAGAACTGATCGGAAACTTAAAGGTAAGAAATTCAGGTCTTGCAGGTTTTGATAACGAGATGGGAAGACACAGAACCCTGATCTCCGATCTTGACTTTCAGCTGATTGAACTTCTTTCCCAAAGAATGAAGATCTCCGAAAAGATCGGTAAGCTTAAAAAAGAGAATGATATTGCTATTTTCCAGCCTGAAAGATGGAAAGTAATTACAGAATACGCCACGCAGAAAGCCAGGGAAACAGGAATGTCTCAGGAATTTATTGAGAAGGTTTTCAAAGCAATCCACGAAGAATCTATTGAAGTACAGAATAGTATTATGATTAATAGATAG
- a CDS encoding DUF1349 domain-containing protein: protein MKRLILSVCMFFTAQQVFAQTLEKMSWFNEPEKWEIKNNSLSMTVTPQSDYWRISHYGFTVDDAPFYYATYGGEFEAKVKISGQYKARFDQMGLMLRTDKENYIKAGIEFVDGKYNLSTVVTHGTSDWSVITLDKTPSEVWIKAIRRLDAVEIFYSFDDKNYIMMRNAHLQDNTPVMVGLMAACPDGNGFTAVFEHFKVKHLPDLRRLKWLENNK from the coding sequence ATGAAAAGATTGATTTTAAGTGTATGCATGTTTTTCACGGCCCAGCAAGTCTTTGCACAGACCCTGGAAAAGATGAGCTGGTTCAATGAGCCTGAAAAATGGGAGATTAAAAATAACAGTTTATCAATGACTGTGACTCCTCAAAGTGACTACTGGAGAATTTCGCATTATGGATTTACGGTAGATGACGCTCCTTTTTATTATGCAACCTACGGAGGAGAGTTTGAGGCAAAAGTAAAGATCAGCGGACAGTATAAAGCCAGGTTTGACCAGATGGGGCTTATGCTACGGACAGACAAAGAAAATTATATAAAAGCCGGTATCGAATTCGTGGACGGGAAATACAACCTCAGTACTGTAGTTACCCACGGAACCAGCGATTGGAGTGTCATCACTCTGGACAAAACACCTTCTGAGGTTTGGATCAAAGCCATCAGAAGACTGGATGCTGTGGAAATATTTTATTCTTTTGATGATAAAAACTACATAATGATGCGTAATGCCCATCTGCAGGACAATACACCAGTTATGGTAGGTTTAATGGCCGCATGCCCGGACGGAAACGGATTTACAGCTGTTTTCGAGCATTTCAAAGTGAAACATCTTCCTGATCTGCGCAGGCTGAAATGGCTTGAAAACAATAAATAA
- the chrA gene encoding MNIO class RiPP chryseobasin precursor ChrA has protein sequence MKIPALVMASLLAVSVSAQTTKPVKKVKKPVKKVKKAEPVKTKETAQTKFVPKKDTILGHGGGCPACGMG, from the coding sequence ATGAAAATTCCAGCATTAGTAATGGCCAGCCTGCTGGCGGTAAGCGTATCGGCGCAGACCACAAAACCTGTAAAAAAAGTGAAAAAGCCGGTTAAGAAAGTAAAAAAGGCAGAGCCTGTAAAGACAAAAGAAACTGCCCAGACTAAATTTGTTCCTAAAAAAGATACCATTCTCGGCCATGGGGGAGGCTGTCCTGCCTGTGGAATGGGATAA
- a CDS encoding alpha-L-fucosidase, with protein sequence MKNRLNKAVFLGLILSASHIHAQIKPEEPKKMEWFKNAKLGIFIHWGIYSVDGISESWAFFNNYINHENYMKQLNGFYASAYQPDQWTQLIKESGAQYTVITAKHHDGVSLWNSKAEKAVTIPQHSSAKKDVLTPFVTSLKKTGLKTGLYFSLPDWSHPYYDINTRTKKRYDIKNDPERWNRFVQYYQTQLAELSSQYQPDLLWFDGDWEHTSEEWQAPQTLSLLKKNNPDIIINSRLNHHGDYETPEQGIPVVRPQSRYWELCYTMNDSWGYQPYDHHYKTPNMIIRTLADIISMGGNLLLGIAPKSDGTIDERQVEMLKNLGRWTSKNKRAIYGTSHGIPFENYKGKSAVSETKKSVFLYIEEAKDFVKVHGLLTRPDAVKIIGDENVGVNFSFDHETTMTIDLSGIKFDQDVTTVELVFKDSPVFVANFKHNSSSLNNILENKNSKTAAYDLADALHNGNNLLDRSGITGDGQAMKIPKTAKTNPETLQWISRHAEALYDTGKGLPEGHYSGMSALSKDRQTLYLFVEGTPTGPVALKGIKNNIARTRVVGDGSIISHSIYSKLYWSDTPGIIYIDLPKDRLDKNMTVIAVLLDKPLELHREKVNAVENNL encoded by the coding sequence ATGAAAAACAGGTTAAACAAAGCCGTTTTCTTAGGATTAATACTGTCTGCATCCCATATTCATGCACAAATAAAACCGGAAGAACCCAAAAAAATGGAATGGTTTAAAAATGCTAAGCTGGGAATCTTTATTCACTGGGGAATTTACTCCGTGGATGGTATTTCCGAGTCCTGGGCTTTCTTTAACAATTATATCAACCATGAAAATTATATGAAGCAGCTGAACGGTTTTTACGCTTCAGCATACCAACCGGACCAATGGACTCAATTAATTAAGGAATCCGGTGCTCAATACACCGTCATAACCGCCAAGCATCACGACGGAGTTTCGTTATGGAATTCAAAAGCTGAAAAGGCTGTCACCATTCCACAGCATTCCTCCGCTAAAAAAGATGTGCTTACACCTTTTGTTACTAGCCTTAAAAAAACAGGGCTGAAAACAGGGCTATACTTTTCCCTTCCTGACTGGAGTCACCCGTATTACGATATCAATACCCGTACAAAAAAGCGGTATGACATAAAAAATGATCCGGAACGCTGGAACCGGTTCGTTCAATATTATCAGACCCAATTAGCAGAGCTTTCTTCTCAGTATCAGCCTGATCTCTTATGGTTCGATGGTGACTGGGAACACACTTCTGAAGAGTGGCAGGCTCCTCAGACTTTAAGCCTCCTTAAAAAAAATAATCCTGATATTATTATCAATTCAAGGCTTAACCATCACGGCGATTATGAGACTCCCGAACAGGGAATACCTGTAGTAAGGCCGCAGAGCCGGTATTGGGAACTTTGCTATACGATGAATGATTCATGGGGATATCAGCCTTACGACCACCATTATAAGACTCCGAATATGATTATCAGAACGCTGGCAGATATCATCAGTATGGGAGGAAATCTGCTTCTCGGTATCGCGCCTAAATCTGATGGAACTATTGATGAAAGGCAGGTTGAAATGTTAAAAAACCTTGGAAGGTGGACCTCAAAAAACAAAAGGGCTATTTATGGAACCAGCCATGGCATTCCCTTTGAAAATTATAAAGGAAAGTCAGCTGTTTCAGAAACAAAGAAATCGGTCTTCCTTTACATTGAAGAAGCTAAAGATTTCGTTAAGGTCCATGGTCTCCTGACCCGGCCTGATGCTGTGAAAATTATAGGTGATGAAAATGTCGGGGTAAATTTTTCTTTTGACCATGAAACCACAATGACGATAGACCTGTCAGGTATTAAATTCGACCAGGATGTGACCACAGTAGAATTGGTTTTCAAAGACTCTCCTGTTTTCGTGGCCAATTTTAAGCACAATTCGTCCTCCCTCAATAACATTCTGGAAAATAAGAATTCAAAAACAGCAGCTTATGACCTTGCAGATGCGCTTCACAATGGAAACAACCTGCTGGATCGATCAGGAATTACAGGCGACGGACAGGCCATGAAGATTCCTAAGACGGCAAAAACAAATCCGGAAACCCTTCAATGGATCAGCCGGCATGCTGAAGCACTTTATGACACAGGCAAAGGTCTTCCTGAAGGACATTATTCCGGAATGAGTGCTCTTTCCAAAGACAGACAGACGCTTTATCTTTTTGTAGAAGGCACACCAACCGGCCCGGTAGCTTTAAAAGGAATAAAAAATAATATTGCGAGAACCAGGGTGGTGGGTGACGGATCTATCATTAGTCACAGTATATACAGCAAACTATACTGGAGCGATACACCCGGGATTATATATATTGACCTTCCGAAAGACAGACTTGACAAAAACATGACAGTAATTGCTGTATTGCTGGACAAGCCTCTCGAACTGCACAGAGAAAAGGTGAACGCTGTGGAAAACAATCTATAA
- a CDS encoding TetR/AcrR family transcriptional regulator produces the protein MPRKVVQGPIRDKEKTKQKLLVAVGKILRVKGYSGLKVSKIAAVAGFDKKLIYEYFGSTDKLIDEYIKSQDYWSKFSPDIEEEVQVGKGKEALTQGILMQFESLKKNKELQKIILWELSESKPILKNILKQREDVAANLFENVTDPYFGENATNVRAMLALIAAGVYYLNLFPAYNGTEFCGIDMRTEEGRGEVQKVIVEIIDHYYKTKKAKD, from the coding sequence ATGCCCAGAAAAGTAGTGCAAGGCCCCATCAGGGACAAAGAAAAAACAAAGCAAAAGCTGCTTGTAGCAGTTGGAAAAATTTTAAGAGTGAAAGGATACTCAGGTCTGAAAGTAAGTAAGATTGCAGCGGTAGCCGGTTTCGACAAAAAGCTTATTTATGAGTACTTTGGAAGTACGGATAAGCTTATTGACGAATATATCAAGTCTCAGGATTACTGGAGTAAATTCAGCCCGGATATCGAAGAAGAAGTACAGGTTGGAAAAGGTAAGGAGGCTTTAACTCAAGGGATTCTGATGCAGTTTGAAAGTCTTAAGAAAAATAAGGAACTGCAGAAAATTATTCTTTGGGAGCTTTCTGAAAGCAAGCCGATACTTAAAAATATCCTTAAGCAAAGAGAAGATGTTGCTGCTAATTTATTTGAAAATGTAACAGATCCTTATTTCGGGGAAAATGCTACTAATGTAAGAGCCATGCTGGCTTTAATTGCGGCAGGTGTTTATTATCTGAACTTATTTCCTGCATATAACGGAACCGAATTCTGTGGGATTGATATGAGAACAGAAGAAGGAAGAGGTGAGGTTCAAAAAGTGATCGTAGAGATTATAGACCACTACTACAAAACCAAAAAAGCAAAAGATTGA
- the rsgA gene encoding ribosome small subunit-dependent GTPase A, with the protein MKGKIIKSTGSWYQVMEFETDKIFEARIRGKFKLIKTRLTNPLAVGDFVEFQLETDGIAWITKIDPRTNYLIRKSVNLSKEAHIIASNIDLACFIFTLKHPETSLGFLDRFLACCEAYNIKPLILFNKIDVLNDEEIELVKDIEFLYQEIGYDTLEISSYSKLNFDELQEILKDKTSVFFGHSGCGKSTLVNALQPGLNLKTSEISDSHLKGKHTTTFAQMHFWDFGGNVIDTPGVREFAMIDIEKEEVQHYFPEIFKKREECKFHNCLHINEPKCAVLALLETGEIQHSRYATYVKLMEEAEEASQK; encoded by the coding sequence ATGAAAGGAAAAATCATAAAATCTACAGGCAGCTGGTATCAGGTCATGGAATTCGAAACAGACAAAATTTTCGAAGCCAGGATTCGTGGTAAATTCAAACTGATTAAAACAAGGCTTACCAATCCGCTTGCTGTAGGAGATTTTGTGGAATTTCAGCTCGAAACCGACGGTATTGCCTGGATCACCAAAATAGATCCACGTACCAACTATCTGATCAGAAAATCGGTTAACCTTTCAAAAGAGGCCCATATTATTGCTTCCAATATAGATCTGGCGTGTTTTATTTTTACGCTGAAACATCCGGAAACCTCACTGGGCTTCCTTGACCGGTTTCTGGCATGCTGCGAGGCTTATAATATCAAACCTCTTATTCTGTTTAATAAGATTGATGTTCTGAATGATGAAGAAATAGAATTGGTAAAAGATATCGAATTTCTTTATCAGGAAATAGGGTATGACACGCTGGAAATATCATCGTATTCCAAACTCAATTTCGATGAGCTTCAGGAAATTCTAAAAGATAAAACATCTGTGTTTTTTGGTCATTCAGGGTGTGGAAAGTCTACATTAGTGAATGCTTTGCAGCCCGGCCTGAATTTAAAAACTTCTGAAATTTCGGATTCCCATTTAAAAGGAAAGCATACCACTACCTTTGCCCAGATGCATTTCTGGGATTTTGGCGGAAACGTCATCGATACCCCCGGTGTCCGTGAGTTTGCAATGATTGACATTGAAAAAGAGGAAGTCCAGCATTATTTCCCGGAGATTTTCAAAAAGAGGGAAGAGTGCAAGTTTCACAACTGTCTTCACATCAACGAACCCAAATGTGCTGTCCTGGCTTTACTTGAAACCGGAGAAATTCAGCATTCCCGTTATGCTACCTATGTAAAGCTGATGGAAGAAGCGGAAGAAGCTTCCCAGAAATAA
- a CDS encoding aminotransferase class I/II-fold pyridoxal phosphate-dependent enzyme, whose product MSIDFTTATFKDFENIPDYDIAQRADYFYEFLDHMKSRGHMNYRLKNTSGSNATLNIDIANQNNEYVSFVSSDYLGFTQHPKVKQAAIEGIEKYGTGTGASPLIGGYFDYHSAIEKKIAEFFGRKEEEVILFTTGYAANSATLQILMQKEDIAILDMGVHASVHEGCAFTNKKTFPHNNLEALEHILKVCENTYRTKLVIVDGVYSQEGDVSRAKEIYALVKKYNAYLMVDDAHGVGVMGKTGRGALEDDGLLDKVDFITGTSSKTFGNLGGYVIANKKIASFLKFQSRQHIFSVTAPPSSFGILKAIDLIDEEPFWMEKLWDNINYFKTGLNDLGLDTGITCSAIIPVKIGDQNKMWDIGRILLEAGVYTNPIMYPAVARKDARIRMTVTARHEKEHLDKTLNVFDDINKKLHIAKK is encoded by the coding sequence ATGAGTATTGATTTTACAACAGCAACATTTAAAGATTTTGAGAACATTCCGGATTATGATATTGCTCAGAGAGCAGATTATTTTTATGAATTTCTTGATCACATGAAGTCCAGGGGACACATGAATTACAGACTAAAAAATACTTCAGGAAGTAATGCAACATTAAATATAGATATTGCCAACCAGAATAATGAGTATGTAAGCTTTGTTTCCAGCGATTATCTCGGTTTTACACAGCATCCTAAAGTAAAGCAGGCGGCCATCGAAGGAATAGAGAAATACGGAACGGGTACAGGAGCATCACCCCTTATCGGCGGATATTTTGATTATCATAGCGCGATAGAAAAAAAGATCGCTGAATTTTTTGGAAGAAAGGAAGAGGAAGTGATCTTGTTCACTACCGGTTATGCCGCTAACAGTGCTACTTTACAGATCCTTATGCAGAAAGAGGATATTGCTATTTTAGACATGGGAGTGCATGCCAGTGTACATGAAGGATGTGCTTTTACCAATAAAAAAACATTTCCGCACAATAATTTGGAAGCTTTGGAACATATTTTGAAGGTATGTGAAAATACGTACCGTACAAAGCTTGTTATAGTAGATGGAGTTTATTCCCAGGAAGGGGATGTCTCGCGCGCTAAAGAAATATATGCTCTTGTAAAAAAATACAATGCCTATCTCATGGTAGATGACGCCCATGGCGTTGGGGTCATGGGAAAAACCGGAAGAGGAGCCCTTGAGGACGACGGTTTACTGGATAAGGTAGATTTTATAACAGGAACGTCCAGCAAGACTTTCGGTAACCTTGGGGGATACGTAATTGCTAATAAGAAAATAGCATCATTCCTGAAGTTCCAGTCGAGACAGCATATTTTCTCAGTAACAGCCCCTCCTTCTTCCTTCGGAATTTTAAAAGCCATTGATTTGATTGATGAAGAACCGTTCTGGATGGAGAAATTGTGGGATAACATCAATTATTTCAAAACAGGGCTTAATGATTTAGGGTTAGATACCGGAATTACCTGTTCAGCAATTATTCCCGTGAAAATAGGAGATCAGAACAAGATGTGGGATATTGGCAGAATATTGCTTGAAGCAGGGGTGTATACCAATCCTATTATGTATCCTGCCGTAGCCAGAAAAGATGCGCGCATCAGAATGACTGTAACAGCCCGACACGAAAAAGAACATCTAGACAAAACACTGAATGTCTTTGATGATATTAATAAAAAATTGCATATTGCAAAAAAATAA
- a CDS encoding response regulator transcription factor, whose product MEIIDKLNSRLLDRAAVKCELDTEVYKLRALIYMQMEGAIAVLSDMQADKSYVYKSAAALELGLTMEDNPAEINSIWEEEIIKKIHPEDRLKKYIHELRFYELMESMDAEVRAEYGVLSKIRMKDKNDRYRLVKHRMFYIYSPDNGKLRFALCLYHIAIDQSQPLIPDFMTINTAKGQIVAKDKLDYKTILSKRELQVLKYVGEGYASKEIAEFLSISINTVSRHRQNILEKLNVKNSVQAFKDSFY is encoded by the coding sequence ATGGAGATCATAGACAAACTGAACAGTCGTCTTCTTGACAGGGCAGCCGTGAAATGTGAGCTCGATACTGAAGTGTATAAACTCCGGGCATTGATCTATATGCAGATGGAAGGCGCAATAGCTGTTTTAAGTGATATGCAGGCGGATAAAAGCTATGTGTATAAATCTGCAGCGGCACTTGAACTGGGGTTGACTATGGAAGATAATCCTGCCGAGATTAATTCTATCTGGGAAGAAGAGATTATTAAAAAAATACATCCGGAGGACCGTCTGAAAAAATACATCCACGAGCTAAGATTTTATGAACTTATGGAGTCTATGGACGCAGAGGTCCGTGCAGAATACGGTGTTCTTTCAAAAATCAGGATGAAAGATAAAAATGACCGGTACAGGCTGGTGAAGCACCGGATGTTTTATATCTATTCCCCGGATAATGGAAAACTTAGATTTGCCCTTTGCCTTTATCATATTGCAATCGATCAGTCCCAGCCCCTGATTCCCGATTTCATGACTATTAACACTGCTAAAGGACAGATCGTAGCAAAAGACAAACTGGATTATAAAACCATCCTTTCCAAAAGAGAACTTCAGGTGCTGAAATATGTAGGTGAAGGCTATGCCAGTAAAGAAATTGCAGAATTTTTATCCATAAGCATCAATACCGTAAGCAGACACCGCCAGAATATTCTTGAAAAGCTGAATGTGAAGAATTCCGTGCAGGCATTCAAAGACAGTTTTTATTAA
- a CDS encoding response regulator transcription factor: MNERILIADDHYVVRAGTALVLESAYPELAIDFAENYEQVKSHLAAQPYDLLLLDIDMPGTQYKKMIPELKNIQEDLKILVFSGHDKDVAIQYIREGAEGYLSKQSSEEEIRGAVKSVVEKGYYYPSELVGLLIQNKQRNPEEKLSAREHEIFHLLASGTGNLEIANKLNIRMSTVSTYKKRIFKKLNVSNIAELIKVHEMMH, encoded by the coding sequence ATGAATGAAAGAATCTTAATCGCTGATGATCATTATGTAGTACGGGCGGGAACCGCTCTGGTGTTGGAGTCTGCTTATCCTGAGCTGGCCATAGATTTTGCCGAAAATTATGAGCAGGTCAAGAGTCATCTGGCCGCCCAGCCTTATGACCTTCTTCTTCTGGATATCGATATGCCGGGAACCCAATACAAAAAAATGATTCCGGAACTTAAAAACATTCAGGAAGATCTGAAAATCCTTGTATTTTCAGGACACGATAAGGATGTTGCCATACAGTACATCCGTGAAGGTGCCGAAGGATATCTTAGTAAACAAAGCAGCGAAGAAGAAATACGGGGAGCTGTAAAATCTGTCGTTGAGAAAGGCTATTACTATCCAAGTGAACTGGTAGGCCTTCTCATTCAGAATAAACAACGCAACCCGGAAGAAAAGCTGTCTGCAAGAGAGCATGAGATCTTCCATCTGCTTGCCAGCGGAACCGGAAATTTGGAGATCGCCAATAAGCTGAATATCCGGATGTCTACTGTAAGTACCTATAAAAAAAGGATCTTTAA
- a CDS encoding nucleoside-diphosphate kinase, producing MSNITFTMIKPDAVADGHIGAILGKIAEGGFKIKALKLTQLTVADAKKFYEVHAERPFYGELVDFMSSGPIVAAVLEKDNAVEDFRTLIGATNPAEAAEGTIRKMFARSIGENAVHGSDSNENALIEAQFHFSGREIF from the coding sequence ATGTCTAACATTACATTCACTATGATTAAGCCTGATGCAGTTGCAGACGGACATATCGGTGCTATATTAGGAAAGATCGCAGAAGGAGGTTTTAAAATCAAAGCTTTAAAATTAACTCAACTTACGGTAGCTGATGCTAAAAAATTCTATGAAGTACACGCTGAAAGACCATTTTACGGTGAGCTGGTAGACTTCATGAGTTCAGGTCCTATTGTTGCTGCTGTTTTGGAAAAAGATAATGCGGTAGAAGACTTCAGAACATTGATCGGTGCTACAAACCCTGCAGAAGCAGCAGAAGGTACCATCAGAAAGATGTTTGCAAGAAGTATTGGTGAAAATGCTGTTCACGGTTCGGATTCCAACGAGAATGCGCTTATCGAAGCTCAGTTCCATTTTTCAGGAAGAGAGATTTTCTAA
- the dnaX gene encoding DNA polymerase III subunit gamma/tau — MENFIVSARKYRPQQFDTVVGQSHITDTLEHAIGENQLAQALLFCGPRGVGKTTCARILARKINEKDGSVSEDGFAYNIYELDAASNNSVDDIRELIDQVRFAPQVGKYKVYIIDEVHMLSSAAFNAFLKTLEEPPAHAIFILATTEKHKIIPTILSRCQIYDFKRITIEDIQGHLRNIAQKESIRYEDDALYLIAQKADGALRDALSIFDRLSTFSQKNITLAKAAEVLNILDYDQYLNIVDLAKENKIPEVLFAFNEIVKKGFDPHIFIAGLGNHFRDLMMAQNPGTIELIEVGEKTKVKFVEQSQKWNAQQLIDGIEICNHADINYKNSKNPRLTVEIALMQLSSLTANPGDTKKKSS, encoded by the coding sequence ATGGAAAATTTTATCGTATCTGCAAGAAAATACCGCCCCCAGCAGTTTGACACTGTCGTAGGGCAATCTCACATTACAGATACTTTAGAACATGCCATTGGAGAAAACCAGTTGGCTCAGGCCTTACTTTTCTGTGGTCCGCGGGGTGTGGGTAAAACTACATGTGCCAGAATTCTGGCCAGAAAGATCAATGAAAAGGACGGCTCTGTTTCAGAAGACGGCTTCGCCTATAACATCTATGAACTGGATGCGGCGTCCAACAACTCTGTGGATGACATCAGGGAACTGATAGATCAGGTCCGCTTTGCGCCTCAGGTAGGTAAATATAAAGTTTATATTATCGATGAGGTGCACATGCTGTCTTCTGCAGCCTTCAATGCTTTCCTTAAAACACTTGAGGAGCCCCCTGCCCACGCTATTTTTATTCTCGCAACTACAGAGAAGCACAAGATTATCCCTACCATTTTATCAAGATGTCAGATTTATGATTTCAAGAGAATCACCATTGAAGATATTCAGGGACATCTCAGAAACATCGCCCAGAAGGAGAGTATCCGGTATGAAGATGATGCTTTATATCTCATTGCCCAGAAAGCGGATGGCGCCTTAAGAGATGCACTTTCTATTTTCGACAGGCTTTCCACATTTTCCCAGAAAAACATTACACTGGCCAAAGCTGCTGAAGTACTCAATATCCTTGACTATGATCAGTATCTTAACATTGTAGACCTGGCCAAAGAAAACAAAATTCCGGAAGTGCTTTTTGCCTTCAATGAAATTGTTAAAAAAGGCTTTGATCCCCATATTTTTATAGCAGGTTTAGGAAATCATTTCAGGGACCTCATGATGGCACAGAACCCCGGAACCATAGAGCTTATAGAAGTAGGGGAGAAGACCAAGGTGAAATTTGTAGAGCAAAGTCAGAAATGGAATGCCCAGCAGCTGATCGACGGAATTGAGATCTGTAATCATGCGGATATCAATTATAAAAATTCCAAGAATCCAAGACTTACAGTAGAAATTGCATTGATGCAGCTGTCTTCCCTGACAGCTAATCCAGGCGATACTAAAAAAAAAAGTTCCTGA